The window CGATTTTTTGTCCGAGCAAAACCGCATTCATTTTGGGATCATTCGTCAGGAGCAACAGCCCCTCGCTGTCCTCATCCAGCCGCCCGACCGGATAAACATCCTTGGGAAAATCATGCAGCTCCGCCAGCGTCCGTTTGGAAGGGTCATCCGTGGAGAACTGACTCAAGACGCCGTAAGGCTTGTAGATGAGGAAATAGCGGTGGGACATGCGACCAATCAAGCAAATTAAACGCTGCGAAGGTCGGGAATTTCTGGTAAAATCTGCCGAATCCCTTACCGCACCACCACAATTCGTCTGACAGCCATTGTCCTTCCCGAGCCTTCGATTTGCAGAAGGTGAAGGCCGGCGGGGAGTTTTGAGACATCGACTTGCAGCCTGCGACTACCTGCCACAAGGGTAGATTCTGCTTCGAATTCACCAAGGCTATTCAAAATGCGGACTTGAAGCGGCGTTTTGGCAACCGCTGACAATCGCAAGGTAACAACATCAGAGGCCGGATTGGGCGCGATCGAAAAGAGGGGTGTTCCCGGCGATTCGATCCCGATTATCGTGCTCAGGTCGAGGCAGGTTCCCCAGGATTCCGAACCCTTTTCGTAGCAATACATTCGCCGCCATGCATAGCCGCCGACAGAACTGTACGACGATTCGATTTCTCCGAGACCATTGGCGAAGCTCTGCGACCAATCGGCATCCATCGGAATCATTGCATTGGCGCAGGAATCGTAGAAAGTAGTCTTGAGAAAATCCATTCGGATACGTCCATTCGTCCCTGCCATCGAGCGCATCCCGTTTTGGCAATAGTCGCTCAGCAGGGTTTTGACTGCGGGATTGTGTTGGTAGGGCAACAGTCCGACGCGCAGGTAGGGCAAGGAATCAAACGAAATTGTATCCGGCGCAGGTGCTATATAATTGGTATCCATGGCTTGGGCGGCGAATTGATAATACTGAAGCTGCTCTTGCATCACAGCATAGGCAAATCGGCTGCCGGGAACTTGGGCATTCACTACCGTGCTGAAATAGCCGCTGTCGGTTGCCGGAAAACTCAATTCGCGGTAACGGTAACGGTAACCAAAATGATCGGCGGGATCCCAATCAAAAATTTGGGCATAATCGGGAAGTGCGCCTCCCAAACCCATGGCAGGCAAGCCCCAAAGTTCGAAGGCAGGAAACTCCACCAAGCCCCCGAAATTGACAAAGGGCAGGAAGGAAAAAGTCTCCACGAATCCATGCGTGCGGCTCAACGCAAGATGTTGGCCCGTCGATAGCGAAATGTACTTAACCGAATCCGGCACGCCCAAAACGGTGCGGAAGACGATGCTATCCACCTGCGCCGTCACCGCGCCTTGCCAAGTCCAGGAATTGCCGATGGCTGCCCGCGTTTCCAACCGAAAGCTGTCTCCCCGACTGCTGACAAACAGGCAAACACCGTCTGGAAATTCCAACACCTTCCGGCCGAAACAATGATCTTGTTCCAAGGCGTAAGAACCTGTGATTGAACCCAAAACCGTTCCGCCGCAAGTCAATTGGCTATCCGAAAGCATCACGGGTCGGTCCATGCGGTAGAAATAATGGGCCATCGCCGCGCCTTCGACCACGACCGAATCCATATTCGCCGCAAAAAACCAAGTGTCGGCACTCCCTTGCTGACTGAAAGTATAAAGATGCGGCCCATTCGCAGGAAATGGATGCCAAGTTTGGGATTGGAGCGTGGTTGCGGGGAATAGGACGACGAGCATTCCTAAGCCAACAAGCAGCGCGCTTTCCAGTATGTATTCTTTTTTGCCATTGGTTGAAGGTACAATTTTGGGAGGGAAATCCCTCAAGGGGTTGGGGTTTTGAAGGATGGGAGGCGGTTTGAAGCTGTGGGAGGCTGTTTTAGAATTTCGGCAAAGCCTTCGGAAATGTCAAGCCTTAGGATGGTGCCGTTGGGGTTAAAAGTCAAAATTGTCATTCCTTCGTGTACAAAATTTGCTCGACCTTATTTGGAAGATGAGCTAGAAAACGAATCAGGTTAATTCCATTTCAGCGATCAACTGTTCGAAGAATTACACTTTCAATTCTTGCCAAGTACACGACTGCCTGACTTTCGTAATTGACTGAAATCCAATCGTCAAAAATGGAAAACTCATGTTTTTGGTCTCCCATTCGAATCACGAAGCCAGATTGCCAGCCATGGACCAATGAATTGGAAGGCTCGTCAAGTTTTGCGTTAAGTATTGCATCCTTATGACTTGCAAAATCATCAAAAACAACCATGCCAAACAACGATGCTGTGACTCCTTCTGAAACCTGATAGGCCTTGGATAGGCTCCTGCCATCTTCCATCCAAATAAGATAATAATAATCTCTTGAGCCTGGCACGCAACCTGAACAATGACGGTAATACATTAGCAACGAATCGACACCGTTATTCAATAGAGAGTCCCAATCTTGCCTCACCAATTCGCTTGGGGAAGTACGCAAATTACCATGGTTC of the Bacteroidota bacterium genome contains:
- a CDS encoding T9SS type A sorting domain-containing protein, with the protein product MLVVLFPATTLQSQTWHPFPANGPHLYTFSQQGSADTWFFAANMDSVVVEGAAMAHYFYRMDRPVMLSDSQLTCGGTVLGSITGSYALEQDHCFGRKVLEFPDGVCLFVSSRGDSFRLETRAAIGNSWTWQGAVTAQVDSIVFRTVLGVPDSVKYISLSTGQHLALSRTHGFVETFSFLPFVNFGGLVEFPAFELWGLPAMGLGGALPDYAQIFDWDPADHFGYRYRYRELSFPATDSGYFSTVVNAQVPGSRFAYAVMQEQLQYYQFAAQAMDTNYIAPAPDTISFDSLPYLRVGLLPYQHNPAVKTLLSDYCQNGMRSMAGTNGRIRMDFLKTTFYDSCANAMIPMDADWSQSFANGLGEIESSYSSVGGYAWRRMYCYEKGSESWGTCLDLSTIIGIESPGTPLFSIAPNPASDVVTLRLSAVAKTPLQVRILNSLGEFEAESTLVAGSRRLQVDVSKLPAGLHLLQIEGSGRTMAVRRIVVVR